One genomic segment of Ricinus communis isolate WT05 ecotype wild-type chromosome 3, ASM1957865v1, whole genome shotgun sequence includes these proteins:
- the LOC8282093 gene encoding L-arabinokinase-like, producing MRIESNGVSPSSKHLVFAYYVTGHGFGHATRVVEVARNLILAGHDVHVVTGAPDFVFTSEIQSPRLFIRKVLLDCGAVQADALTVDRLASLEKYSETAVKPRESILATEIEWLNSIKADLVVSDVVPVACRAAADAGIRSVCVTNFSWDFIYAEYVMAAGYHHRSIVWQIAEDYSHCEFLIRLPGYCPMPAFRDVIDVPLVVRRLHKSRNEVRKELGISDDIKLVILNFGGQPAGWKLKEEYLPSGWLCLVCGASDSQELPPNFIKLAKDAYTPDLIAASDCMLGKIGYGTVSEALAYKLPFVFVRRDYFNEEPFLRNMLEYYQSGVEMIRRDLLVGHWKPYLERAISLKPCYEGGSNGGEVAAHILQETAIGKNYASDKLSGARRLRDAIILGYQLQRAPGRDISIPEWYANAENELSKSTGSPVAQTCLNGPPTSICTEDFDILHGDLQGLSDTMSFLKSLAELNSVYESEKNTEKRQMRERKAAAGLFNWEEDIFVARAPGRLDVMGGIADYSGSLVLQMPIREACHAAVQRNHPSKHRLWKHAQARQSSKGQGPTPVLQIVSYGSELSNRGPTFDMDLADFMDGDKPMSYEKARKYFAQDPSQKWAAYVAGTILVLMTELGLHFEDSISMLVSSAVPEGKGVSSSASVEVASMSAIATAHGLNIGPREMALLCQKVENHIVGAPCGVMDQMTSVCGEANKLLAMVCQPAEVIGLVEIPTHIRFWGIDSGIRHSVGGTDYGSVRIGAFMGRKMIKSTASAVLSRSLPGDNGLIIDELEDDGVELLKAEALLDYLCNLSPHRYEALYTKILPESILGEAFLEKYADHNDPVTVIDPKRTYGVRAPAKHPIYENFRVKAFKALLSSATSDEQLTALGELLYQCHYSYSACGLGSDGTDRLVRLVQEMQHSKTSKSEDGTLYGAKITGGGSGGTVCVVGRNCLRSSQQIFEIQQRYKGGTGYLPFIFEGSSPGAAKFGYLRIRRRISF from the exons atgagaatagaGTCCAATGGAGTTTCACCCTCCAGCAAGCACCTGGTCTTCGCTTACTACGTCACTGGCCATGGTTTTGGTCATGCCACTCGCGTCGTCGAg GTTGCGAGGAACTTGATTCTGGCTGGGCATGATGTGCACGTCGTCACCGGAGCACCCGACTTTGTGTTCACTTCCGAGATACAGTCACCTCGACTCTTCATCCGTAAG GTGCTATTGGACTGTGGAGCTGTTCAGGCAGATGCCTTGACTGTGGATCGCCTTGCTTCACTAGAAAAG TATTCAGAAACAGCTGTTAAACCTCGGGAGTCTATTTTGGCAACAGAAATTGAGTGGCTGAACTCCATCAAAGCCGACTTAGTG GTGTCAGACGTAGTTCCAGTTGCATGTCGTGCAGCAGCTGATGCTGGAATTCGATCTGTTTGTGTCACCAACTTCAG TTGGGACTTTATTTATGCAGAATATGTTATGGCTGCTGGATATCATCATCGGTCAATAGTTTGGCAG ATAGCAGAGGATTATTCTCATTGTGAGTTCCTAATTCGCCTCCCGGGATATTGCCCAA TGCCTGCTTTCCGCGATGTTATTGATGTGCCACTTGTTGTGAGGAGGTTGCACAAGTCCCGGAATGAG GTAAGAAAGGAACTTGGTATCAGTGATGATATCAAGCTAGTTATCCTTAATTTTGGTGGACAG CCAGCTGGCTGGAAGTTGAAGGAAGAGTACTTACCTTCTGGTTGGTTATGCCTG GTTTGCGGTGCTTCTGATAGCCAGGAGCTTCCACCGAATTTCATAAAGCTTGCAAAAGATGCTTATACACCTGATCTTATTGCTGCATCGGACTGTATGCTTG GAAAGATTGGATATGGTACTGTCAGTGAAGCACTGGCATACAAGTTACCCTTTGTATTTGTACGAAGAGATTATTTCAATGAGGAGCCCTTTCTGAGAAATATGCTTGAG TATTATCAAAGTGGTGTTGAGATGATTAGGAGAGATTTGCTCGTAGGTCATTGGAAACCTTACCTTGAACGTGCAATTAGTTTGAAACCGTGCTATGAGGGAGGCAGCAATGGTGGTGAG GTGGCAGCACATATTTTACAGGAGACGGCTATTGGGAAAAACTATGCATCAGATAAG TTAAGTGGGGCAAGGAGATTGCGTGATGCTATCATTCTTGGATATCAATTACAAAGGGCTCCTGGACGAGATATCAGCATTCCAGAATGGTATGCAAATGCTGAAAATGAATTAAGTAAGTCTACCGGGTCACCAGTTGCCCAAACTTGTCTGAATGGACCACCAACAAGCAT ATGCACTGAAGATTTTGACATTCTTCATGGAGATCTTCAAGGTCTTTCAGATACTATGAGTTTCTTAAAGAGTTTAGCAGAGCTAAATTCTGTATATGAATCTGAAAAGAATACTGAGAAACGCCAGATGCGGGAGCGTAAGGCTGCTGCAGGACTCTTTAATTGGGAG GAAGATATCTTTGTAGCAAGAGCACCTGGAAGGCTGGATGTAATGGGTGGGATTGCTGACTATTCAGGAAGTCTTGTCTTGCAG ATGCCTATAAGAGAAGCTTGTCATGCTGCTGTTCAAAGGAATCATCCAAGTAAACACAGGCTCTGGAAACACGCCCAGGCTCGGCAAAGTTCAAAAGGACAAGGACCCACTCCTGTTCTGCAAATT GTATCTTATGGTTCAGAGTTGAGCAATCGTGGCCCAACTTTTGACATGGATCTAGCTGATTTTATGGATGGGGACAAACCAATGTCATATGAGAAAGCTAGGAAATATTTTGCCCAAGACCCGTCACAAAA GTGGGCTGCTTATGTTGCAGGGACCATACTTGTTCTGATGACAGAGCTAGGTTTACACTTTGAGGATAGCATCAGCATGCTG GTTTCTTCTGCAGTTCCAGAAGGGAAAGGTGTATCTTCTTCTGCGTCTGTGGAGGTTGCTAGCATGTCTGCTATAGCTACTGCTCATG GACTAAACATCGGTCCAAGAGAAATGGCTTTACTCTGCCAAAAG GTAGAAAATCACATTGTTGGAGCTCCATGTGGCGTCATGGACCAGATGACTTCTGTATGCGGGGAAGCCAACAAACTTCTTGCAATGGTTTGCCAG CCTGCTGAGGTAATTGGTCTTGTAGAAATTCCCACCCATATTCGGTTTTGGGGAATTGATTCAGGGATACGCCACAG TGTTGGTGGCACGGACTATGGATCGGTGAGGATAGGCGCCTTCATGGGTCGAAAGATGATAAAGTCCACAGCATCTGCTGTGTTGTCTAGGTCATTGCCTGGTGATAATGGATTGATCATTGATGAATTGGAGGATGATGGAGTTGAACTACTTAAAGCTGAAGCTTTATTAGATTACTTGTGCAACTTGTCCCCACACAG GTATGAAGCTCTTTATACGAAGATACTTCCTGAATCAATTCTTGGTGAGGCATTTTTGGAGAAGTACGCTGATCACAACGACCCTGTCACGGTAATTGATCCGAAGCGCACGTATGGGGTGAGAGCACCTGCGAAACATCCAATCTATGAAAACTTCCGGGTCAAG GCCTTCAAAGCATTACTCTCTTCTGCAACTTCAGATGAGCAGCTTACAGCTCTTGGAGAACTGTTATATCAG TGTCACTACAGCTACAGTGCTTGTGGACTAGGCTCTGATGGGACAGACAGGCTTGTGCGATTGGTACAAGAAATGCAACACAGTAAAACCTCAAAATCTGAAGATGGGACATTGTATGGAGCAAAAATAACTGGCGGGGGGTCTGGTGGAACAGTGTGTGTAGTTGGTAGGAATTGTCTACGTAGCAGCCAACAAATTTTTGAG ATTCAGCAGAGGTACAAAGGTGGAACTGGATATCTGCCATTTATTTTTGAGGGCTCATCTCCGGGAGCAGCAAAATTTGGATATCTGAGAATCCGCCGTCGCATCTccttttaa
- the LOC125369437 gene encoding uncharacterized protein LOC125369437 isoform X1 — translation MKRKDFEEIHLLNFSSRKSRRLYGELVQEDPIEVDDEGLSSDTEFTTNCMLQTNASTIDPPPLTDHSDSQDKAIVPYHQHYAPFLNSPNLFAFPIILNSDFIPGIRDHIFWPRNSETANRMEAEVISNRRREESDDSLAVVPWLASRLPVTSAAEGQARGLSETAGGEEEMDTDEANASSTGGEAFEFGGILGGVEARKHWNQHCMEPQQIGNTNTTISW, via the exons ATGAAGCGAAAGGATTTTGAAGAGATTCACCTCCTTAATTTCTCTTCAAGAAAATCCAGGAGACTG TATGGTGAATTAGTCCAGGAGGACCCAATTGAGGTAGATGATGAAGGATTATCATCGGACACAGAGTTTACAACTAATTGTATGCTTCAAACAAATGCTTCGACAATAGATCCACCGCCTTTGACTGATCATTCAGACTCACAAGACAAGGCCATTGTACCCTATCATCAGCATTACGCTCCTTTTCTCAACTCTCCTAATTTGTTTGCATTCCCTATCATTTTAAATTCTGATTTCATCCCAGGAATAAGAG ATCATATCTTTTGGCCAAGGAATTCGGAGACTGCAAATCGAATGGAGGCTGAAGTAATCTCAAACAGACGTAGAGAAGAATCAGACGATAGCTTGGCTGTGGTTCCTTGGCTTGCATCTCGGTTGCCTGTGACTTCTGCAGCAGAAGGACAAGCAAGGGGTTTGTCAGAAACAGCGGGAGGGGAAGAAGAAATGGACACGGATGAAGCCAATGCTAGTAGCACTGGTGGGGAAGCTTTTGAGTTTGGGGGGATACTGGGAGGAGTTGAAGCAAGGAAACACTGGAACCAACATTGTATGGAACCGCAACAAATTGGAAACACAAATACGACCATTTCTTGGTAG
- the LOC125369437 gene encoding uncharacterized protein LOC125369437 isoform X2, with the protein MKRKDFEEIHLLNFSSRKSRRLEDPIEVDDEGLSSDTEFTTNCMLQTNASTIDPPPLTDHSDSQDKAIVPYHQHYAPFLNSPNLFAFPIILNSDFIPGIRDHIFWPRNSETANRMEAEVISNRRREESDDSLAVVPWLASRLPVTSAAEGQARGLSETAGGEEEMDTDEANASSTGGEAFEFGGILGGVEARKHWNQHCMEPQQIGNTNTTISW; encoded by the exons ATGAAGCGAAAGGATTTTGAAGAGATTCACCTCCTTAATTTCTCTTCAAGAAAATCCAGGAGACTG GAGGACCCAATTGAGGTAGATGATGAAGGATTATCATCGGACACAGAGTTTACAACTAATTGTATGCTTCAAACAAATGCTTCGACAATAGATCCACCGCCTTTGACTGATCATTCAGACTCACAAGACAAGGCCATTGTACCCTATCATCAGCATTACGCTCCTTTTCTCAACTCTCCTAATTTGTTTGCATTCCCTATCATTTTAAATTCTGATTTCATCCCAGGAATAAGAG ATCATATCTTTTGGCCAAGGAATTCGGAGACTGCAAATCGAATGGAGGCTGAAGTAATCTCAAACAGACGTAGAGAAGAATCAGACGATAGCTTGGCTGTGGTTCCTTGGCTTGCATCTCGGTTGCCTGTGACTTCTGCAGCAGAAGGACAAGCAAGGGGTTTGTCAGAAACAGCGGGAGGGGAAGAAGAAATGGACACGGATGAAGCCAATGCTAGTAGCACTGGTGGGGAAGCTTTTGAGTTTGGGGGGATACTGGGAGGAGTTGAAGCAAGGAAACACTGGAACCAACATTGTATGGAACCGCAACAAATTGGAAACACAAATACGACCATTTCTTGGTAG